In Ignavibacteriales bacterium, the genomic stretch AATACTGGTATCTCTTTAGAAAACACATTACTTCAGGAAAAACTTGTTAAACAATTTAAGGAGCTTCAACATTCGTATGAGGAGTTGTACATTTCGCAAAAAGTAATGATAAAGGAGGCTAAGTTTTCTACTTTATCGGAAATACACGGATATATTAAGAATGAAAATAATGCTTTAACTATATCCCGTGAATTAGAAGAAATTAAATCTGAAATTCCGGAAAACTTGAAATTAAGGAAAAACATTTCAAGCGTAGCAGAATCGTTAAAGAGTTCATTTAAAAGATTAGAAAATTATTTAGATTCAATGAAGAAAAATCTTTGATTTGAATTACATTCCTTAAAACAATTGTTCTAAGAACGATAGTTTATTTCCTGGCGAAAATCCTACGCAAAATTTTTTCATTTGTCAATTCTTTTAATGCATCTTTTGCAATCCACTTTGCGGATTTGGAATCAATTGTAAGTATTTGATTAGCAACTTCTATTGCTTTTTGATTAAGAAAAACGCTGCGCTTTCCTATTTGACGCAATGCCCAATTAACGGCTTTCCTAACAAAATTTCTTTCGTCTGTTGCCTCTCTTATTATAATCGGGAAAAATTTTTCAAATTCCTTGTCATCATCCTTTTTATTGTGAATAGAGAGTGTAGCCATCAAAACAAACCCTGCACGTTTTACAAATTCTTCTTCTCTTTCACTCCATTCAAATGCTTTTTGATAAGCAAAGCTGGTTTTATCAAATAAGTTGCTGCAGCATTGGTCGCAAATATCCCACGACTTGAATTCTTTTACCCACTTTTCCATTTGCTTTTCAGTAACCTTATCCGGCTCATCTATCATTGTAGCAAGCAAGCGGGCTTCGTGAATTTTAGTCTTCCATAATTCTAAAGAAAGACGATGATTCTTACCAATCAGTTTTGCAAACGGTCTCAGTTTATTAATTGTAACCCCATAAATGATTGGCGAACTGATTGCAAATCGTGCCATTCCTTCAACTGCTTTTGGATTGGCGTTGCTCTTAATCCATTTTAAAACTTGTTCTAATTCCATTATTTCATTTAAATAGTTTTAACTTAAAAGAGGTCAAAAATTATTGATTTGTGTCACTTTATAAAGATTTTTCTTCCATGTAACAAAATATTTCTTTACCAATAATATAGATGCGGACATAAAAAATTGACGTGGAGGAAAAATGAAAAAACTTGCAGCACGACTTTACTTTTGGATAATTTTGACTTTAATTGTTTTTTTGTTTTTAATGATTGGAAACCTGAATACAAGCGAAAATAATAATCAGCTTCATATCAGTCCCATATTAAAAGCAAATGATTCATTGTTTAAGAAACAGACTGATACAACTAATTACCAGTTAACAAAAAACATCTCAAATGAAAAAAATAGATCCTTATCTGAAATTAAACGATAGAATTTATAAAATCTCTTTTATTCTTTTTGCTGTTTCTGTCGTTTATATTTACCCATCAACTGTCCTTGCGCAAGAATGTGACCTTTCATTGCATCAAGAAGTTCATTTTTAGTTGCACCGGCTTTAAGATGAAGAACTACATCGAGCGCATAGATTTTAAAGTAATAATGATGAATACCGGAAGGAGGACAGGGACCACCGTAAGTTATCGTGTGAAAATTATTGGTGCCCATCAGTGCTTCGTCTGGTAAATTTCGGTTTGCACTTGTTTCTTCTCTTAACGCGAATATACTTGGTGGAATATTAAAAACCACCCAATGGACCCAGTCGCCCGAAGGTGCATCCGGATCATCAGATATCAAGGAAAAGGATTTTATTCCTTTTGCTTCTGTCCGCCAAGTAATAGGAGGAGATACATTTTTTCCATCGCAAGTATATTTGGATGGAATCATCTCTCCTTCTTTGAAGGCAGAACTTGTAACTTTGATTTCCATTTTCTTTCCTTTTAAAACAGTTTGTGAAAAAGAAATGCAAGTAATTATTGAAAGAGATATAAAAAGAAAGATACTTTTATACATACTTTCTCACTAAACTTAAATTGCACTTTTTTGGATCGATTGAAATATATAATATTCCACGACAAGAGCAAAGTTAAGTTTTAGGTAATGCGCCCAATTACTAAGCTGTATTTATTAAGAGGTTCTTGAAAAATGCTTTTTAGCTTAATATTAAAGCAATATGAAAGTTTCGTTATTAATAATCTCATAAATGAGTCCACTCTAAAAAGGGCATTCCCGTTAAAACCTGCTTGCAGCAGGCAAGCGGGAATCCAAAAACCTTTATAAATAAAATAGATTCCCGCTCCCACCTACCGCTGGCAGGTTTGTGGGGATGACAACTGGGCAATATTAGCTTATTAGACCGGACTCATTAATCAAAACTGAACTTTTCATTTAATTTTTTATTTTTTATTGGTAATTTTGTCTATCTTCTTTTAGATAATAAATGTGGTAAAGCTTGGAAACAAATATTCAAAATAATAAATTAGAATTATTGGGTAAATTAGCCGCAACGCTTTCGCACGAAATTAGAAATCCGCTTTCTGTACTTAAACTAAATCTGCATTATCTTAAAACATATATCGAAAATCTTAATGAAGAAAATGTTGAGTTGATAACTACTTGTGAAATTTCACTTGATAGAATTACAAACCTGGTAGAAAACATTCTGGAATTTTCTAGACGCCCGGTTGATGACCTCGAAGTAATTTCATTAAAAGAAATAATTGATCAGGCACTGATAGTTCTCAATCCAATTATTATGCGTCAATCAATAAGTATAATAAAAGAATTTGAAGAAAATACTAATCCACTTCGATTAAACAGGAATAAAATTTTGCAGGTTGTTTTGAACTTGCTTTCCAACGCAATTGAGGCAAGTACCAGGGGAAGCAAAATAATTTTATGCACATACAGAATAGAAATGAATGGAAGCAGTTATGTCATTGTAGAGTTTCAGGATTTTGGTGTTGGAATTTCTGATTCAGATAAAGAAAAAATATTTCAGGAATTTTTTACTAAAAAGGTACAGGGTACCGGTTTAGGGCTTAGTGTTTGCAAAACAATTCTTAAGGAATTTAATGCTGAAATTTACTTTGAATCAATGCTTGGCTCAGGAACTAAATTCTTTTTAAAATTTCCTTTAGATGATAATAGGTAACTTTATGAATTATCGTATTCTAATAGTTGATGATGACGATCTTTTTTCTGTTGCGCTAAAGCGAATCTTAGAAAAGATGAATTATGATGTACAAATTTGTCTGGATGCCAGCAGAACTTTTAACATCGTGGAATCTTTTGAACCGGATTTAATATTATTAGATATTTATCTTACTACGCACGATGGAATAGAAATATTAAAGGAACTTCAAAAAGCTCACTCTCAAATTCCGGTAATTATGATAACTGGTTACTCCGATGTTAAAATAGCAGTTAAAGCAATGAAGCTTGGTGCATACGATTTTCTGCTTAAACCTATCGATCTGGATCAGTTGAACAGTGCGCTCGCAAAAATAATTTCGCATATCGATCTTAAAAATGAAGTAATGATGTTCCGGACAATACTTTCATCGGAACAAGAAATTAAAAAAGAATTCTTTGGCAAAAGCAGAAGTATCTCAAAAGTAATTCATTCAGTGGAAAAGTTGGCTGCGAGTGATAATACCACCATCCTTCTTGAAGGTGAAAGCGGGACCGGTAAAGAAGTGTTTGCCCAATTCATTCATCAAAAAAGTCCGCGTAACAGCCGTGTATTTATTCCTGTAAACTGTGCTACCATTACCAAGGAACTTGCTGAAAGTGAATTATTTGGACACGAGAGAGGAGCGTTCACCGGTGCAGCACAAAAAACAAAACTTGGTAAGTTCGAACTTGCAAACGGAGGAACAATTTTACTTGATGAAATTGGCGAGCTTAACTTAGATCTTCAGGTAAAGCTGCTTAGAGTATTACAGGAAAAAAAATTTTACAGGCTTGGTGGCGAAAAGGAGATATCAGTTGATGTAAGAATACTTGCTGCTACAAATAGAAATTTAGAAGAAGAAGTTCAGAAAGGAAATTTTAGAGAAGATTTATTTTACAGGTTAAATGTTGCCCGCATAATTATTCCTCCATTGAGAGAAAGAAGGGAGGATATACCAATCCTTGTTTATTCTTTTATGAATGAATTTTCCCAAAAGTTTTCTAAAAAAATTACAGGCATCGAAGGTGGCGCGCTGGAATTCCTTCAGAATCAGTACTGGAAAGGTAATGTGCGCGAGCTAAGAAACGCTATGGAAAGAGCAATTTTAATGATGGATGATGGGGAATTGAAACTTGTACAATTTAATTTCTTAACAGAAGAAGGGAAAGGGAAAGGAAGAGACGAAGATAAATTTGTGCTTAAAATTCCAAGACAAGGTGTTTCAATTGATTCAGTAATTAAATTCTTAATTCTTCAAACACTCGACATTACAAAGGGTAATCAGGTAAGAGCAGCAAAAGTGCTTGGGCTTTCGCGTTCAAAATTACGATACCGGATGACACAGCTTGGAATTGAGGTTACTAAAAAAGTTAGTTGAAGAGTTATCGGTTATAAAAATTGCAAAACGCATTTCCTCAACTCGGAACCAAATATCAAAACTCCAAATCTAAAAATCCAAATTGACGTACACGTTTGTTTGATTACGATTTGTGCCATTGACATTTACAATTTGATTGATTCTATTACCTCAAAGCGAGAAAATTTTCCGCCATATAATTTACCTGGTTTATTAAAACAACTAAGTTGAAACTAACAGCAACCCATTCTTATTGGTGTTAATCCAATCCAATTGGCTAATATTCCACATTTTCATTTCAATTAAATGTATTAAATACTAAAAAAATATGGGCATTATTATTGTCCATCCCCTCTAAGTTTGAAAATAATATTCGATAATAATTTTGAATATCATTTAAATCGCATCATAGGAATAGAAATGCAAGAAGTAATGGACACTTATCAAGACGATATATTGAGGCTAAATTCTGATGATCCGGCTACACGCCGGGAAGCCGCTGAAAAGTATTTGACGGAAGATTTGCCCGATGAATTAGCAAAGCTGTTATGTACAAAAATGTCTGATGAAGATAAAGGATTTAGAGACGTTGTTGGTTTTGCTTTAACATTCAGCAACAATCCGCAAATCCCCGTGTTCTTAGTTCCTTATATCTCGTCTCCGGATATTTCCGTAAGAAATCTTGCCGGGGAAATTCTTATAAAAAGAGGAAGCGGTTCTATAGATGCATTACTGCGATATCTTAAAGAAGGTGATGATGATGACAAAAAATTTATTATAGATATTTTGGGTTTGATTGGTGACTCCGCCCCAGCCGATGTAATACAAAATCTTTTACACGAATCCCCGAACGAAAATGTTATATTAGCCTGCATTGAAGCACTTGGTAACATCCAAAGGTTGGAAGCGCTTGATGATATTATGTCGTTCTATGATAAAAATGAATTGTTCCGCCCAACAGTTATTGAGGCAATAGGTAAAGTTGGTGAAAATAAATCGTTAGAATTTATTTTAGATAAATATAATTTAGCTGATGATCTGACCAAATTTTCTATGCTGGAAATATTAGGAAGAATTGGTGATGAAACTACTTTCTTTTTCCTTTTAGCTGAACTTGGTAACATTACTGCACCGCTTACCTGGGCTGCAATAACATCCATTAAAAATTTAAAAGAAAAGCTTTCGCTTGATGTTCCTTATGATGAATCCACAAAGAATGCAATTTTAAGCACACTTCATCATGGGGAAATTGATTATCAGCGAGCCGCATCCGCCCTACTAACTTTTTTTAAGGACAAAGATATTCTTGCTGCAAGTTTTAAAATCTATGGTTTCGATCCGGAAATTGATGAGAATATAAAAGCGAACTTCTTTATTAATAAAAAAATTTTCTTCTCGGAAATTATCAACTATATAAAACCAAATTCAGTAAATCTAAAACAACTGCTCGATCTTATTAAACAAATGACTGATATAGATGGTGATGAGTTTGGAAAATTATCTCAATTAGAACAACATAATTTTTGCTCTTCATTAGCCGATCTTCTTTCCCATTCGGATGAAGAAGTAAGAAGAATTTCGATGGAACTGATTTTTGCTCTGGACGAATCCACGGCATTTATCTTTATAGATCTCTTATGTTCAGATAGCAATGTATGGAATAAGATGAAACTGTTGGATATTCTGGAAAATATTTTTAATGAAGAAGCCAATAAGGCGCTTAAAACTTTGATTAACGATGAAGAAGAAATGGTGAAAGAAAGAGCCATAATGGCATTAAATCAAAGAAGGATTTTAAATTAATGCAGGGATTGCAGAATGTTAAACCAGTATAACGCCGCGCCTGTACCCAATAACGTTTATCCCAACTTTAAGTTGAAAAATGATAATGTTCTTTCAGACAAATCGTTTGAAGAATGGCGGCAATACATCTACAGTTTATGTGGAATTTATTTTCAAGACAATAAAAAATATTTGCTTGAAAGCAGACTGCAGAAAAGGATGACGCATATTGGGATAGAAGATTTTGAGAAGTACCTTGAATATTTGAAGTTTGGTACTAATAGAATGAACGAACAGAAATATATGTTCGAGGCAATAACTATAAATGAAACTTACTTTTTCCGGAACCAACCACAGTTAGATGCACTTGTTTCTAACATTGTACCGGATATTTATTCTTTCAAATCGAAGATTTCTAATAATAAAATTAGAATCTGGAGCGCAGCAAGTTCATCTGGTGAAGAAGCATATTCCATTGCCGTAGTTCTAAATGAACTGATTAAACCTAAATATCCATCTTTGGAATTTGAGATTGTTGGTACCGATATAAATAATGCAGTTGTTGAAACAGCAAAGAAAGGTATTTACAGAGATTATTCAATAAGGAATGCCCCGGCATATTATCTTAAAAAATATTTTAAATCAAATAACGGTTATTTTGAATTTGATCCTACCCTGAAACAGAGAGTAAGCTTTAAGATTGTGAACCTGTTAGATGATATAGCAATGAGAGCAATGGCAAATTTTGATGTTATCTTCTGCGCAAATGTACTTATATATTTCGATCTGAGAGCCAAAATTAAGGTAATATCTAAGTTGTATGATTCATTAAACAAAAACGGATATTTGTTTATTGGTTATTCAGAAACCTTACACGGAGTATCTAAAGCGTTTAAATTGGTTAGTTATCCTAAAACAATAGGTTATAAAAAGGAGTAGGTTAATGAAAAAGGTGATACTCATCGCCGACGATTCACCTACGATAAGAAAATTCGTAAGTGTAGCTTTAAGCATTAGAGGATTTGAGGTTGTTTCAGCTTCCGACGGAATGGAAGCGGTTGAAAAGCTTCCTCTGCAAAACATCGATCTTGTAATAACAGATTTGAATATGCCGAACATCGATGGTTATGAATTAATTAAAACAATTCGGCAAGACGTAAGATATAAGGAAACACCAATTATTATTCTTTCTTCACTTTCTAAAAGTGCAGAAATAGAAAAAGGATTGGCGTCCGGTGCAAACTCGTATCTTATTAAACCATTCGATCCTAAAAGAATTCAATATGAAGTTGCCAAATACTTGAATTAGAAAAAGGGAAAAAGATGTCCATTAAATTTTTAGTAGTAGATGACTCAGTTACAATGCGCAGGATAGTAACAAACTCACTTAAAACACTTGGGTACGATAGTTTTATAGAAGCCTGCGACGGTAGAGAAGCAATTGGTAAACTGGCGGTAGAACGCGATATAAATTTTGTTATTACTGATTGGAATATGCCGGTATTAAGCGGGCTGGAATTAACCAAGTCAATACGCAGCGATCCTGCCACAGAAAAAATTCCTATTCTTATGGTAACAACCCGCGGTGTTAAAGAAGATATAATTGAAGCTTTACAGGCGCGGGTTTCCAATTACATTGTTAAACCATTTACACCACAGATTCTTAAAGAAAAGATTGATCAAATTTTAGCGGCAATCTGAACGAGGATTTTATGAACACATCACCAACAAATATGAATTCGCTTTTTGAAAAACTTAATGATTTGAAATCTATATTCAAGTTTACAGAAAAAGTTGTCCCAATAATTCAAAGTCTAACAGAATTTATGAAGGAGGTTGTTCCACTTCTTGAAAATATAAACACCTCCATAGCAGACAGCACATCAAAAATACCACAGGCGTCTAATCAAATTAAAAATGTAACCAGCGCTACAGAACTTGCTACCACAGAAATATTAGATCTTGTTGATGAAATTACCGGCAATCTTAAAAAATCAGAAACTATCCTAAATAACGTAATGGTAAATTGGAAACAAGAAAATCAAACGCTGGTTCAGTTACGTGCTCTTGTAA encodes the following:
- a CDS encoding HAMP domain-containing sensor histidine kinase; its protein translation is METNIQNNKLELLGKLAATLSHEIRNPLSVLKLNLHYLKTYIENLNEENVELITTCEISLDRITNLVENILEFSRRPVDDLEVISLKEIIDQALIVLNPIIMRQSISIIKEFEENTNPLRLNRNKILQVVLNLLSNAIEASTRGSKIILCTYRIEMNGSSYVIVEFQDFGVGISDSDKEKIFQEFFTKKVQGTGLGLSVCKTILKEFNAEIYFESMLGSGTKFFLKFPLDDNR
- a CDS encoding DNA alkylation repair protein — its product is MELEQVLKWIKSNANPKAVEGMARFAISSPIIYGVTINKLRPFAKLIGKNHRLSLELWKTKIHEARLLATMIDEPDKVTEKQMEKWVKEFKSWDICDQCCSNLFDKTSFAYQKAFEWSEREEEFVKRAGFVLMATLSIHNKKDDDKEFEKFFPIIIREATDERNFVRKAVNWALRQIGKRSVFLNQKAIEVANQILTIDSKSAKWIAKDALKELTNEKILRRIFARK
- a CDS encoding HEAT repeat domain-containing protein; this translates as MQEVMDTYQDDILRLNSDDPATRREAAEKYLTEDLPDELAKLLCTKMSDEDKGFRDVVGFALTFSNNPQIPVFLVPYISSPDISVRNLAGEILIKRGSGSIDALLRYLKEGDDDDKKFIIDILGLIGDSAPADVIQNLLHESPNENVILACIEALGNIQRLEALDDIMSFYDKNELFRPTVIEAIGKVGENKSLEFILDKYNLADDLTKFSMLEILGRIGDETTFFFLLAELGNITAPLTWAAITSIKNLKEKLSLDVPYDESTKNAILSTLHHGEIDYQRAASALLTFFKDKDILAASFKIYGFDPEIDENIKANFFINKKIFFSEIINYIKPNSVNLKQLLDLIKQMTDIDGDEFGKLSQLEQHNFCSSLADLLSHSDEEVRRISMELIFALDESTAFIFIDLLCSDSNVWNKMKLLDILENIFNEEANKALKTLINDEEEMVKERAIMALNQRRILN
- a CDS encoding response regulator; this encodes MSIKFLVVDDSVTMRRIVTNSLKTLGYDSFIEACDGREAIGKLAVERDINFVITDWNMPVLSGLELTKSIRSDPATEKIPILMVTTRGVKEDIIEALQARVSNYIVKPFTPQILKEKIDQILAAI
- a CDS encoding YbhB/YbcL family Raf kinase inhibitor-like protein, translated to MEIKVTSSAFKEGEMIPSKYTCDGKNVSPPITWRTEAKGIKSFSLISDDPDAPSGDWVHWVVFNIPPSIFALREETSANRNLPDEALMGTNNFHTITYGGPCPPSGIHHYYFKIYALDVVLHLKAGATKNELLDAMKGHILAQGQLMGKYKRQKQQKE
- a CDS encoding protein-glutamate O-methyltransferase CheR — translated: MLNQYNAAPVPNNVYPNFKLKNDNVLSDKSFEEWRQYIYSLCGIYFQDNKKYLLESRLQKRMTHIGIEDFEKYLEYLKFGTNRMNEQKYMFEAITINETYFFRNQPQLDALVSNIVPDIYSFKSKISNNKIRIWSAASSSGEEAYSIAVVLNELIKPKYPSLEFEIVGTDINNAVVETAKKGIYRDYSIRNAPAYYLKKYFKSNNGYFEFDPTLKQRVSFKIVNLLDDIAMRAMANFDVIFCANVLIYFDLRAKIKVISKLYDSLNKNGYLFIGYSETLHGVSKAFKLVSYPKTIGYKKE
- a CDS encoding response regulator is translated as MKKVILIADDSPTIRKFVSVALSIRGFEVVSASDGMEAVEKLPLQNIDLVITDLNMPNIDGYELIKTIRQDVRYKETPIIILSSLSKSAEIEKGLASGANSYLIKPFDPKRIQYEVAKYLN
- a CDS encoding sigma-54 dependent transcriptional regulator; its protein translation is MNYRILIVDDDDLFSVALKRILEKMNYDVQICLDASRTFNIVESFEPDLILLDIYLTTHDGIEILKELQKAHSQIPVIMITGYSDVKIAVKAMKLGAYDFLLKPIDLDQLNSALAKIISHIDLKNEVMMFRTILSSEQEIKKEFFGKSRSISKVIHSVEKLAASDNTTILLEGESGTGKEVFAQFIHQKSPRNSRVFIPVNCATITKELAESELFGHERGAFTGAAQKTKLGKFELANGGTILLDEIGELNLDLQVKLLRVLQEKKFYRLGGEKEISVDVRILAATNRNLEEEVQKGNFREDLFYRLNVARIIIPPLRERREDIPILVYSFMNEFSQKFSKKITGIEGGALEFLQNQYWKGNVRELRNAMERAILMMDDGELKLVQFNFLTEEGKGKGRDEDKFVLKIPRQGVSIDSVIKFLILQTLDITKGNQVRAAKVLGLSRSKLRYRMTQLGIEVTKKVS